One genomic window of Cannabis sativa cultivar Pink pepper isolate KNU-18-1 chromosome 2, ASM2916894v1, whole genome shotgun sequence includes the following:
- the LOC115721069 gene encoding short-chain dehydrogenase reductase ATA1, with amino-acid sequence MEPSSKVSEKRLAGKVAVITGGARGIGAATAKVFAQNGAHVIVADILDDLGAALADSIGGRYIHCDVAKEADVESAVELAIKWKGQLDIMFNNAGISGPAGGSITSLDMDKVQCLLSVNVLGMLHGTKYAARAMIKAKNRGSIICTSSSAAIMGGLGSHGYTLSKEAIIGFVRSSACELGIHGIRVNSISPHGVPTDMLVSAYRKFLGKVDMKAEDVRKIVGERGTLLRGRGGAVEDVAMAALFLASDEAGFITAHNLVVDGGYTSANSALSFIYQ; translated from the exons ATGGAGCCATCTTCTAAGGTTTCTGAAAAGAG GTTGGCGGGAAAAGTAGCAGTAATAACCGGTGGTGCAAGAGGGATTGGAGCAGCCACAGCCAAGGTGTTTGCTCAAAATGGCGCACATGTCATCGTGGCTGACATCCTCGACGACCTCGGCGCAGCTCTGGCTGACTCGATAGGTGGGCGATACATACACTGCGATGTTGCAAAAGAAGCCGACGTAGAATCCGCCGTTGAACTGGCCATCAAATGGAAAGGCCAACTAGACATCATGTTCAACAACGCTGGAATCTCTGGCCCCGCCGGAGGGAGCATAACAAGTCTAGATATGGACAAAGTTCAGTGCCTTCTTTCAGTGAACGTTCTAGGCATGTTACATGGGACTAAGTACGCAGCCAGAGCCATGATCAAGGCTAAAAACAGGGGAAGCATTATATGCACATCGAGCTCTGCAGCCATTATGGGAGGTTTGGGATCCCATGGCTATACACTATCAAAGGAAGCCATTATTGGCTTCGTTAGAAGCTCAGCTTGTGAGCTTGGAATCCATGGGATTCGAGTTAACTCCATTTCTCCACATGGGGTTCCCACAGATATGCTTGTTAGTGCTTATAGAAAGTTTCTTGGGAAAGTTGATATGAAGGCTGAGGATGTGAGGAAAATCGTTGGTGAAAGGGGAACTTTGCtgagaggaagaggaggagctGTTGAGGATGTGGCTATGGCTGCTCTGTTCTTGGCTAGTGATGAAGCTGGCTTCATTACAGCTCATAATCTTGTTGTTGATGGAGGTTATACTTCAGCCAATAGTGCCTTGAGCTTTATTTATCAGTGA
- the LOC115721068 gene encoding nuclear intron maturase 3, mitochondrial gives MLTNIRRRISILPSFNINASHSIPFFRFSSASLPSPLLDEDPQIPSLNSVNSLSKSQLQSLVLARYANGNFTDLVSNVVVFPPVLLAACRNLAAISCNGSDPGQLSSLLRSVSKQFSLQELGREIRENRFDIEAACVKMAPPMNRGEYLVLPNLKLKVLVEAIRMVLEIVYDERFVTFSYGGRIGMGRHTAIRYLKNSVENPSWWFSVSFNHEKFDNRHVDKLCMFIQEKINDKILIDIIKRLFECKVVGIELGSCYFGRGFPQESGLSSILVNVYFNGFDKELHEMRLQKNQESPKFVSNELVSKDDDDDVFYKPVKIYAVRYLDEILVITSGSKMLTLDLKNWVLKYLEGRLELKVDAVKTAIHSAVSEKIDFIGMELQAVQPSVLHPPVSEKAMRARKKYLRQKEVRALELKNARERNRKKLGMKILSHLFKKSKQSDGFKFENQLENDVRKIVSSWADEVVREFFGSLEERWAWHRKLSAGHFLSLRHIRDQLPQELVDSYDKFQEQVDKHLNPIKAKMALEEEERRKEEEEERKYAKNTVEDLTRLCIKVDAPVELVRKAVKLVGFTNHMGRPRPISLLTALEDADIVKWYAGVGRRWLDFFCCCHNFKMVKTIVTYHLRFSCILTLAEKHESTKREAMKHYTKDLKIFDMSGNEEVHFPTEREVKMMGDRNLSDPKLVDGAISLALIRLASDEPPYSCIAHFCERADTIVYRVRLLQKHLKVNPMDNDKWVKGMGAIHGSLNRKCLPLCPDHIHDFYMGRITFQDIDCASFVDVD, from the coding sequence ATGCTCACAAACATCAGAAGAAGGATATCCATTCTTCCAAGTTTCAACATTAACGCTTCTCATTCCATCCCCTTCTTCAGATTTAGCTCTGCTTCTTTACCAAGTCCTTTGCTTGACGAAGACCCTCAAATTCCATCGTTAAACTCTGTAAACTCTCTTTCCAAGTCCCAGCTCCAATCTCTGGTTCTCGCCCGATACGCCAATGGAAACTTCACTGACCTTGTCTCCAACGTCGTCGTTTTCCCACCTGTTCTCCTCGCTGCCTGCCGAAACCTCGCCGCCATATCCTGCAATGGCTCTGACCCGGGTCAGTTATCGTCTCTTTTGCGTTCTGTCTCGAAGCAATTCTCGCTCCAGGAATTGGGTCGGGAGATACGCGAGAATCGGTTCGATATCGAGGCTGCTTGTGTCAAAATGGCGCCTCCTATGAATAGAGGTGAGTATTTGGTTTTGCCCAATTTGAAATTGAAGGTTTTGGTTGAAGCTATTCGAATGGTTCTGGAGATTGTTTATGATGAGAGGTTTGTCACTTTTTCTTATGGTGGTCGAATTGGTATGGGACGACACACCGCCATTAGATACCTCAAGAACTCAGTGGAAAATCCCAGTTGGTGGTTTAGTGTTAGCTTTAATCATGAGAAGTTCGATAATCGCCATGTAGATAAGTTATGCATGTTTATACAAGAGAAAATCAACGATAAGATACTAATTGATATTATAAAGAGGTTGTTTGAATGTAAGGTTGTGGGAATTGAATTGGGTAGTTGTTACTTTGGAAGAGGGTTTCCTCAGGAAAGTGGATTGAGTTCAATTTTGGTTAATGTTTACTTCAATGGGTTTGATAAAGAACTTCATGAAATGCGCCTTCAGAAGAATCAAGAAAGTCCCAAATTTGTGTCGAATGAACTTGTTTCCaaggatgatgatgatgatgtattCTATAAGCCAGTTAAGATATATGCAGTTAGGTACTTAGATGAAATACTAGTGATAACATCTGGGTCAAAGATGCTGACTTTAGACTTGAAGAATTGGGTGTTGAAATACTTAGAAGGGAGATTGGAATTGAAAGTTGATGCTGTAAAGACAGCAATTCATAGTGCAGTGTCTGAGAAGATTGATTTTATTGGAATGGAATTACAGGCAGTTCAACCTTCAGTTTTGCATCCTCCAGTGTCGGAAAAGGCAATGAGAGCTCGAAAGAAGTATCTTAGACAGAAGGAAGTTAGAGCTTTAGAGTTGAAGAATGCCAGAGAGAGGAATAGGAAGAAATTGGGGATGAAGATATTGAGTCATCTTTTCAAAAAGTCAAAGCAAAGTGATggctttaaatttgaaaatcaaCTTGAGAATGATGTAAGAAAGATCGTCAGCTCTTGGGCTGATGAAGTCGTGCGAGAGTTTTTTGGATCACTCGAAGAGCGATGGGCTTGGCACCGGAAGCTATCAGCAGGccattttctttctttgagACACATTAGAGACCAACTACCCCAAGAGCTTGTTGATTCTTATGATAAGTTCCAAGAGCAAGTGGACAAACATCTGAATCCAATTAAAGCCAAAATGGCattggaagaagaagaaaggagaaaagaagaggaagaggaaAGGAAATATGCTAAGAACACAGTTGAGGATTTAACAAGGTTATGTATCAAAGTTGATGCACCCGTAGAACTTGTTAGGAAGGCAGTTAAGCTGGTTGGGTTTACAAATCATATGGGTCGTCCAAGGCCAATCAGTTTACTCACTGCTCTTGAAGATGCTGATATTGTGAAGTGGTATGCTGGTGTTGGAAGAAGGTGGCTAGATTTCTTCTGCTGCTGTCACAATTTCAAGATGGTCAAAACTATTGTAACTTATCACTTGAGGTTTTCTTGTATTTTAACATTAGCAGAAAAGCACGAATCGACCAAACGGGAAGCCATGAAGCATTACACTAAAGATTTGAAAATTTTCGATATGAGTGGGAATGAAGAAGTTCATTTCCCCACAGAAAGGGAAGTAAAGATGATGGGAGATAGAAACCTTTCTGATCCAAAACTTGTGGATGGGGCTATATCCTTGGCTCTGATTAGATTAGCTTCTGATGAACCTCCATATTCATGCATTGCTCATTTCTGTGAGAGAGCAGATACTATTGTTTACAGGGTAAGGTTACTCCAAAAACATTTAAAGGTAAACCCAATGGATAATGATAAGTGGGTGAAGGGGATGGGCGCTATTCACGGTAGCCTTAATCGGAAGTGTCTTCCTCTTTGCCCCGATCACATTCATGACTTCTATATGGGACGAATCACTTTCCAAGATATTGACTGTGCTTCGTTTGTGGATGTAGActag
- the LOC115718624 gene encoding disease resistance protein Roq1, with the protein MGSCFSSSRCDVFISFRGEDTRNGFTSHLYHALRAKKISTYMDDKLKKGNEISPTLKKAIKTAKLSVIVFSENYASSSWCLDELVQILERKDKKKQIVVPIFYGVDPSDIRKQKGSYTITSKRFEGRKRKDLDKWRKALNKAASLSGWDSLSIRPESKFVEEIVKDVKKKLKVLEEEEAAIMATASVIASTTYVGASAC; encoded by the exons ATGGGTTCTTGTTTCTCAAGCTCAAGGTGTGATGTGTTTATCAGTTTCAGAGGTGAGGACACTCGAAATGGTTTTACTAGTCATCTTTACCATGCTTTAAGAGCAAAGAAAATCAGTACCTACATGGATGATAAATTGAAGAAAGGAAATGAAATTTCGCCAACACTAAAGAAAGCCATCAAAACAGCAAAGCTTTCTGTAATTGTTTTCTCTGAAAACTATGCCTCTTCGTCTTGGTGTTTGGATGAACTCGTTCAGATACTCGAGCGCAAGGACAAGAAGAAACAGATTGTTGTGCCTATTTTTTATGGTGTAGATCCATCTGATATCAGGAAACAAAAAGGGAGTTATACAATTACATCAAAACGCTTTGAGGGTAGAAAACGCAAAGATCTTGATAAATGGAGGAAGGCCTTGAACAAAGCTGCTAGTTTATCAGGATGGGACTCACTGAGTATTAG GCCGGAATCAAAATTTGTAGAGGAAATCGTCAAAGATGTTAAGAAGAAGTTGAAAGTTCTTGAGGAAGAGGAAGCTGCAATCATGGCGACAGCGTCTGTGATTGCCTCAACCACTTATGTTGGAGCATCCGCATGTTGA
- the LOC115719448 gene encoding pentatricopeptide repeat-containing protein At2g22070, whose translation MPYILHAKAVKDGTVRSLNTANYLLSLYVKSQNFENAHRLFDEIPDKDIHSWTILISGLARIGSSSTVSKLCRKMQTEGVPPNQFTLSSVLKLCSSKSEPQIAKGIHGWIVRNGIDLDVALENSILDVYVKCGAFQYAERLFERRKERDTIAWNIMIGGHMRIGDVEKSLDLFYRFPFKDVASWNTIIDGLMRKGYEGTALELLYEMANKGPTFNEITFSTALVLASKLSLLELGRQIHNLVITVGIHNKGFIKTSLIDFYCRCGKMEKALMIFRKIHPLHSNSLNPIITGDESMTEVVAWSTLISGFVHNNEYENALQTFVSMVGDDIGVDKFTVTTIASVCANVGSLTLGQHIHAYIHKIGHQLDFHLGSSLVDLYSKCGSLEDARVIFEQTSSPNVVLWTSMVSACALHGQGHEAIRVFELMIEEGIKPNEISFTVVLTACSHSGLLEEGCNYFRLMKEVYRIKPGIEHFTCMVDLYGRAGRLDEAKKFIDRNHVSNQSLVLKPFLSSCRLHKNIDMGNWVSEKLLHLKSLDAGSHVLFSNMCAANQRWEEAAKVRSLMRHRGINKLPGQSWIQLKNKVHVFVMGDRSHPCEAEIYSYLDALIGRLKEIGYSSALDQVMQDVEEEQGEQFLGYHSEKLAIAYGIISMPSGTPIRIMKNLRVCTDCHNFIKCTSQLLNREIIVRDIRRFHHFKNGSCSCGDYW comes from the coding sequence ATGCCTTATATTCTTCATGCCAAAGCAGTGAAGGATGGTACAGTTAGGAGTTTGAATACAGCAAATTACCTCCTGAGCTTGTATGTTAAATCTCAGAACTTTGAGAATGCACACAGGTTGTTTGATGAAATACCTGACAAGGATATCCACTCATGGACTATCCTTATTTCGGGTTTAGCTCGAATTGGTTCTTCTAGTACAGTCTCTAAACTTTGTAGGAAAATGCAGACTGAGGGTGTTCCTCCAAACCAATTCACATTATCTAGTGTGTTAAAGTTGTGTTCTAGTAAAAGTGAACCTCAGATAGCCAAGGGAATTCATGGATGGATAGTAAGAAATGGGATTGATTTGGATGTTGCACTGGAAAATTCTATTCTTGATGTATATGTAAAATGTGGCGCTTTTCAATATGCAGAAAGATTATTTGAaaggagaaaagagagggaCACAATTGCTTGGAATATAATGATAGGCGGGCATATGCGTATTGGAGATGTGGAGAAGTCTCTTGATTTATTTTATAGGTTTCCTTTCAAAGATGTTGCTAGTTGGAATACTATTATAGATGGATTAATGCGCAAAGGGTATGAAGGTACTGCCTTAGAACTGCTCTATGAGATGGCAAACAAGGGACCTACATTCAATGAAATCACATTCTCAACAGCTTTGGTTTTGGCTTCAAAGTTATCACTCTTGGAACTTGGGAGACAAATTCATAACCTTGTCATTACAGTGGGCATCCACAACAAGGGCTTTATTAAGACTTCACTTATAGATTTCTATTGCAGATGTGGCAAAATGGAGAAGGCATTGATGATCTTCAGAAAGATACATCCGCTTCATTCGAACTCTCTAAATCCCATCATTACTGGCGATGAGTCAATGACAGAAGTTGTAGCATGGAGCACATTGATTTCCGGGTTTGTTCATAATAACGAGTATGAAAATGCTTTACAAACTTTTGTTTCTATGGTTGGTGATGATATTGGCGTAGACAAATTTACGGTCACAACGATTGCCTCTGTCTGTGCTAATGTTGGGAGTTTAACACTCGGTCAACATATCCATGCATACATTCACAAAATTGGGCACCAACTAGATTTTCACTTAGGTTCCTCACTAGTTGATCTGTATTCCAAATGTGGAAGCTTAGAGGATGCCAGAGTGATTTTTGAACAAACCTCTAGTCCCAATGTTGTGTTGTGGACATCAATGGTTTCTGCCTGTGCATTACATGGGCAAGGACATGAGGCAATTCGGGTTTTTGAACTCATGATTGAAGAGGGAATCAAACCAAATGAAATTTCTTTTACTGTGGTTTTAACTGCTTGTAGCCAttctgggcttcttgaagaaggCTGCAATTATTTTCGCTTGATGAAAGAAGTGTATCGCATCAAGCCTGGAATTGAACACTTCACTTGTATGGTTGATCTTTATGGTCGGGCTGGACGCTTGGATGAGGCTAAGAAATTTATTGATAGAAATCATGTTTCTAATCAGAGTTTAGTTTTGAAGCCATTTCTATCTTCTTGCAGACTTCACAAAAATATAGACATGGGAAACTGGGTTTCTGAAAAGCTTCTCCACCTCAAATCATTGGATGCTGGTTCCCATGTCCTGTTTTCAAATATGTGTGCTGCCAATCAAAGATGGGAAGAAGCAGCTAAAGTGAGGAGCTTGATGAGACATAGAGGGATCAATAAACTCCCTGGTCAATCTTGGATCCAACTGAAGAACAAAGTCCACGTTTTTGTTATGGGAGATAGGTCACATCCATGTGAAGCTGAGATATACTCATACTTAGATGCGCTGATTGGAAGATTGAAGGAGATAGGTTACTCATCTGCATTGGATCAAGTAATGCAGGATGTAGAAGAAGAGCAGGGTGAGCAGTTCCTTGGTTATCATAGCGAAAAGCTGGCTATTGCTTATGGAATCATCAGCATGCCATCTGGAACTCCAATCCGAATCATGAAAAATCTTAGAGTTTGTACTGACTGTCATAACTTTATCAAGTGTACTTCTCAGCTTTTAAACAGGGAGATCATAGTTAGAGATATTCGTCGATTCCATCACTTTAAGAATGGTTCCTGCTCTTGTGGAGATTACTGGTGA